From a single Hymenobacter sp. YIM 151500-1 genomic region:
- a CDS encoding LysR substrate-binding domain-containing protein → MPDFRLRVFQSVARHLSFTKAAQELYITQPAVTKHIRELERSYGQRLFERRAGRVSLTEAGRLLLHHADEVEALHQQLTDRLYALHDEAAGRLRLGASTTLAQYVLPPLLPGFQRRYPQVQLTLLNGNSEQIAEALLHGYLDLGFVEGRAHTRDLHYELLLEDELLPVRCATPAGLPASPLPLAEALRSPLVLRERGSGTLEVLEFALKEHGISLASLPVAFYFDNTEAIKAYLEAAPGCLGFVSRRALGMELAAGRLEVLPVAGLRLTRSFESVWVQGQPLSNQAQRFLRYAAAAFSQESTT, encoded by the coding sequence ATGCCCGATTTTCGACTTCGCGTTTTTCAGTCGGTGGCCCGGCACCTGAGCTTCACCAAGGCGGCCCAGGAGCTGTACATCACCCAGCCAGCCGTGACCAAGCACATCCGGGAGCTGGAACGCAGCTACGGGCAGCGCCTGTTTGAGCGCCGCGCCGGCCGCGTGAGCCTCACCGAGGCCGGCCGCCTGCTCCTGCACCACGCCGACGAGGTGGAAGCCCTGCACCAGCAGCTCACCGACCGCCTCTACGCCCTGCACGACGAAGCCGCCGGCCGCCTGCGCCTGGGTGCCAGCACCACCCTGGCCCAGTACGTGCTGCCGCCCCTGCTGCCCGGCTTCCAGCGGCGCTACCCCCAGGTGCAGCTCACCTTGCTCAACGGCAACTCCGAGCAGATTGCCGAGGCCTTGCTCCACGGCTACCTCGACCTGGGCTTCGTGGAGGGCCGCGCCCACACCCGCGACCTGCACTACGAGCTGCTGCTGGAAGATGAGCTGCTGCCCGTGCGCTGCGCCACGCCCGCCGGTCTGCCTGCGTCACCTTTGCCGCTGGCCGAGGCCCTGCGCAGCCCGCTGGTGCTGCGCGAGCGGGGCTCGGGCACGCTGGAAGTACTGGAGTTTGCCTTGAAAGAGCACGGCATCAGCCTGGCCAGTCTGCCCGTGGCCTTCTATTTCGACAACACCGAGGCCATTAAAGCCTACCTCGAAGCGGCGCCCGGCTGCCTGGGCTTTGTGTCGCGGCGGGCCTTGGGCATGGAACTGGCCGCGGGCCGGCTGGAAGTGCTGCCCGTAGCCGGCCTGCGCCTTACGCGCAGCTTCGAGTCGGTGTGGGTGCAGGGCCAACCTTTGTCCAATCAAGCGCAACGGTTTCTGCGCTACGCCGCCGCTGCTTTCAGCCAAGAGTCTACCACATAA
- a CDS encoding YeiH family protein has translation MKIAPARPLPTATPWLMRPVVHVGPWRLTGQQAGFWLALLVCGLPVGSPPLALALGLLVALGLGNPYAARSRQYTSRLLQWSVVGLGFGLNAEQALQAGREGMGLAVASIIGTLALGYGLGRWLGIDRRTSHLIASGTAICGGSAIAAVGPVVRAEEGQLSVALGTVFLLNSVALFLFPLIGHALHLSQHQFGLWAAIAIHDTSSVVGAATAYGDEALRIATTVKLARALWIIPVTLGTALVFRTPGARVQLPWFILGFVGVVLLNTYSPGLRTAAPVVVGLAKMGLTVTLFLIGAGLSGRVLRAVGARPLVQGVVLWVVVSAASLWVIMAR, from the coding sequence GTGAAAATTGCCCCCGCTCGTCCGCTGCCTACTGCAACTCCTTGGCTTATGCGGCCGGTGGTACACGTGGGACCCTGGCGGCTGACCGGGCAGCAAGCAGGATTCTGGCTGGCGCTGCTGGTGTGCGGGCTGCCGGTGGGCTCCCCGCCGCTGGCCTTGGCGCTGGGGCTGCTGGTGGCGCTGGGCCTCGGCAACCCGTACGCGGCCCGGAGCCGGCAGTACACCAGTCGGCTTTTGCAATGGTCGGTGGTGGGGCTGGGCTTTGGGCTGAACGCGGAGCAGGCCCTGCAAGCCGGGCGTGAGGGCATGGGGTTGGCCGTGGCCTCCATTATCGGTACGCTGGCGCTGGGTTACGGACTGGGCCGCTGGCTGGGCATTGACCGGCGCACGTCCCACCTCATTGCCAGCGGCACCGCCATTTGCGGAGGCAGCGCCATTGCGGCCGTGGGGCCGGTGGTGCGGGCCGAGGAAGGGCAATTGTCAGTGGCCCTGGGTACGGTGTTTTTGCTGAATTCGGTGGCGCTGTTTCTCTTCCCGCTCATCGGGCACGCCCTGCACCTGAGCCAGCACCAGTTTGGGCTGTGGGCCGCCATTGCCATCCACGACACCAGCTCGGTAGTAGGCGCCGCCACGGCTTATGGCGACGAAGCCCTGCGCATAGCCACCACCGTGAAGCTGGCCCGCGCCCTCTGGATTATTCCTGTAACCCTGGGCACGGCCCTGGTGTTTCGCACGCCCGGTGCGCGTGTGCAGCTGCCGTGGTTTATCCTGGGCTTTGTGGGGGTAGTGCTTCTGAATACGTATTCGCCGGGCCTCCGCACCGCCGCGCCCGTAGTGGTAGGGCTGGCTAAAATGGGGCTCACCGTCACGCTGTTTCTGATTGGGGCAGGCTTGTCGGGGCGGGTGCTGCGGGCGGTGGGGGCTAGGCCGCTGGTGCAGGGCGTGGTGCTTTGGGTGGTGGTGTCGGCGGCTTCGCTCTGGGTGATTATGGCCCGCTAG
- a CDS encoding glutathione S-transferase family protein, which translates to MATLFRILLSLSLLLSLAPAAYAQLYEARPSSVNVDKREREAVKVQIDGTAQWTRDFWQSWLKDTYKIRLKGDGVLGVGKKDLLVARQVPMSSVSGKLLDLYSTVTAPSDSVAELAVWAALGPDSFLSAAGTPSEFSSLRNLAQSFASAARLQAYREQIAEAEKQLREAEKEKERLEKERVSLASNTKSNLEKIEQLKKQNADNKLKSAADSVKLLDNARLMDVRKAQLERRRTRLVTLDRK; encoded by the coding sequence GTGGCAACTCTTTTCCGCATTTTGCTTTCCCTGTCGCTGCTCCTGAGCCTGGCGCCGGCCGCCTATGCCCAACTGTATGAGGCGCGCCCCAGCAGCGTCAACGTGGACAAGCGGGAGCGGGAGGCGGTGAAAGTGCAGATAGACGGCACCGCGCAGTGGACCCGCGACTTCTGGCAGTCCTGGCTGAAAGACACCTACAAAATCCGTCTCAAGGGCGACGGGGTGCTGGGGGTGGGGAAGAAGGACCTGCTAGTGGCCCGGCAGGTACCCATGTCCAGCGTGTCGGGCAAGCTGCTCGACCTGTACTCCACCGTCACGGCGCCCTCCGACTCGGTGGCCGAGCTGGCGGTGTGGGCCGCGTTGGGGCCCGATTCTTTCCTATCGGCGGCCGGTACGCCCTCTGAGTTCAGCTCCCTGCGTAACCTCGCCCAAAGCTTCGCCAGCGCCGCCCGCCTTCAGGCGTACCGGGAGCAGATTGCCGAAGCCGAAAAGCAGCTGCGCGAAGCTGAGAAAGAAAAAGAACGCCTGGAGAAGGAACGCGTAAGCTTGGCTAGCAACACCAAAAGCAACCTCGAAAAAATAGAGCAGCTCAAAAAGCAAAACGCCGACAACAAGCTAAAATCGGCCGCCGACTCGGTGAAGCTGCTCGACAACGCCCGGCTCATGGACGTGCGTAAGGCCCAGCTGGAACGCCGCCGCACCCGCCTCGTCACCCTCGACCGGAAATAA
- a CDS encoding SHOCT domain-containing protein, producing the protein MEKDSSPLDTLRQLKEWLDAGTITPQEFEALKRKLLFPDAAASTVPAAPTVLPTSPALTPTTSAPVEDPLLPPVVHVARTPEPSLAPPPTPPTAEPGLTHPLEAGRPASSPSTEDQTMPPPTARELPEIEEVEEAPYTAPARSPLATVLIVGGIVALLALVAYLMLGSRESERLTSTSLTAADSVAVQPETGPQAEQIDLPPAAAPETIRVAPVVPPAATAPADTAAASTAPATPAPAEETPAAPSPADESAAQARIEGILSAYYSDLQAAPFAATTYFAPRVERFYLLQNTTPAAINDELAKSHFPEFLEAETKVEPGTLSVSPPLNDGSRVVTFQERSKAFRQSRQQHQQTLAQVRVRFDKNFKIVYLRQEKLLENTFSE; encoded by the coding sequence ATGGAAAAAGATTCTTCTCCTCTCGACACCCTGCGCCAGCTCAAGGAATGGCTGGATGCCGGCACCATCACGCCCCAGGAGTTTGAAGCCCTGAAGCGCAAGCTGCTCTTCCCCGATGCCGCCGCTTCCACTGTTCCGGCCGCTCCCACGGTACTCCCCACGAGTCCCGCCCTTACGCCCACCACCAGCGCCCCGGTAGAGGACCCGCTGCTGCCGCCCGTGGTGCACGTGGCCCGGACTCCGGAGCCGTCCCTGGCCCCACCACCCACCCCGCCCACGGCCGAGCCCGGCCTTACGCACCCGTTAGAAGCCGGCCGCCCGGCCAGCTCGCCCAGCACCGAGGACCAGACCATGCCCCCGCCCACTGCGCGTGAGCTGCCGGAAATAGAGGAGGTAGAAGAAGCTCCGTACACGGCTCCGGCCCGCAGTCCGCTGGCCACGGTACTTATCGTGGGGGGCATTGTGGCCCTGCTGGCCCTGGTGGCCTACCTGATGCTGGGCAGCCGGGAGTCGGAGCGCCTGACCAGCACCTCGCTTACCGCCGCCGACTCAGTAGCCGTGCAGCCCGAAACCGGCCCCCAGGCCGAGCAGATTGACCTGCCGCCCGCTGCCGCGCCCGAAACCATCCGGGTGGCGCCCGTAGTACCGCCCGCAGCTACTGCCCCCGCCGATACCGCCGCCGCAAGTACCGCTCCGGCTACTCCGGCTCCGGCCGAAGAAACTCCCGCTGCTCCGTCGCCGGCCGACGAAAGCGCCGCGCAGGCCCGCATTGAGGGCATTCTGAGTGCCTACTACTCCGACCTGCAAGCTGCCCCGTTTGCGGCGACTACGTACTTTGCGCCCCGCGTCGAGCGGTTTTACTTGCTGCAGAACACCACCCCGGCCGCCATTAACGACGAGCTGGCCAAGTCGCATTTCCCGGAGTTTTTGGAGGCTGAAACCAAGGTGGAGCCGGGCACGCTGAGCGTGAGCCCGCCCCTGAATGATGGGTCGCGGGTGGTTACGTTCCAGGAGCGCAGCAAGGCGTTCCGGCAGTCGCGCCAGCAGCACCAGCAAACCCTGGCCCAGGTGCGGGTGCGCTTCGACAAGAACTTTAAAATCGTGTACCTGCGCCAGGAAAAGCTGCTGGAAAACACGTTCAGCGAGTAA
- a CDS encoding DUF3089 domain-containing protein — protein MFTRPFVLLGLPLLLGSCLGVIRPRQHFTAARLPEAPDYSMEDNWAALPDRRDSADVVPRNTRLRDRQRDAPADVFFVHPTTYFGRAQWNASLQDEKTNRLTDASTIRKQASVFNSTARVYAPRYRQATLYSFFDTQSPNGKEALNVAYQDVKEAFQYYLGHYNHGRPIILAGHSQGTHHATRLLREFFDQDPQLRRQLVAAYLVGYHVQPDEYQVLRPCEDSTQTGCYVSWNTVEWGHEYKPFVGGVAVNPLTWIRDTATAPPWLNLGGVPYAFNKVDKRIVDAKVHNGLVWVHPPQREGYPRFLLPGRPELRHSFHIVDYALFYFNIRQNAEARVRSYRMHMHGQ, from the coding sequence GTGTTTACTCGTCCCTTTGTCTTGCTGGGGTTGCCGCTGCTGCTCGGCTCCTGCCTGGGCGTCATTCGGCCGCGGCAGCATTTCACGGCCGCTCGCCTACCCGAAGCGCCCGACTACAGCATGGAAGACAACTGGGCCGCCCTGCCCGACCGGCGCGACTCGGCCGACGTGGTGCCGCGCAATACCCGCCTGCGCGACCGGCAGCGCGACGCCCCCGCCGACGTGTTTTTCGTGCACCCGACCACCTACTTCGGCCGGGCCCAGTGGAACGCTTCCCTCCAGGACGAGAAAACCAACCGCCTCACCGATGCCAGCACCATCCGCAAGCAGGCCTCGGTGTTCAACAGCACCGCCCGCGTGTACGCCCCACGCTACCGCCAGGCCACGCTGTACTCCTTCTTCGACACCCAGTCGCCCAACGGCAAGGAGGCGCTGAACGTGGCGTACCAGGACGTGAAAGAGGCTTTTCAGTACTACCTCGGCCACTACAACCACGGCCGCCCCATCATCCTGGCCGGCCACAGCCAGGGCACTCACCACGCCACCCGCCTGCTGCGCGAGTTTTTCGACCAAGACCCCCAGTTGCGACGCCAGCTGGTAGCGGCTTACCTTGTCGGCTACCACGTGCAGCCCGACGAGTACCAGGTGCTCCGGCCCTGCGAAGATTCAACCCAAACCGGCTGCTACGTAAGCTGGAACACCGTGGAGTGGGGCCACGAGTACAAGCCGTTCGTGGGCGGCGTAGCCGTCAACCCGCTCACCTGGATCCGCGACACGGCCACCGCCCCGCCTTGGCTGAACCTGGGCGGCGTGCCCTACGCCTTCAATAAAGTTGACAAGCGCATCGTGGACGCCAAGGTGCACAACGGCCTGGTGTGGGTGCACCCGCCCCAGCGCGAAGGCTACCCCCGCTTCCTGCTGCCAGGCCGCCCCGAGCTGCGCCATTCCTTCCATATCGTCGACTACGCCCTGTTCTACTTCAACATCCGCCAGAACGCCGAGGCGCGGGTGCGAAGCTACCGTATGCACATGCACGGGCAGTAA
- a CDS encoding DUF6624 domain-containing protein: protein MAYVDQWPMQRMFQQLPDSAGRNLVDVEKENYARHQPVPEKIVQQVGYPGFRQVGEKSSGNFWLLVQHADAHPDFQRHILKLMLPEVKRKNASPVNYAYLTDRVAVNAGQPEEYGTQVMYEGVGTPAVKAKSKSLRDPAHVNQRRAAIGMEPLENYLDMMTKMHIEMNKPKSAAP from the coding sequence TTGGCCTATGTTGACCAATGGCCGATGCAGCGGATGTTTCAGCAGCTTCCCGATAGCGCCGGTCGAAACTTGGTAGACGTAGAAAAAGAAAACTATGCCCGCCACCAGCCCGTCCCGGAGAAAATTGTGCAGCAGGTCGGCTACCCCGGCTTCCGGCAGGTAGGCGAAAAAAGCTCTGGCAACTTTTGGCTACTGGTGCAGCACGCCGACGCCCACCCCGACTTCCAGCGTCACATACTCAAGCTAATGCTACCCGAGGTGAAGCGTAAAAACGCCAGCCCCGTCAACTATGCCTACCTTACCGACCGCGTGGCCGTTAACGCTGGTCAACCTGAAGAATATGGTACTCAGGTAATGTATGAAGGTGTGGGCACGCCCGCTGTCAAAGCCAAGTCCAAGTCCCTGCGCGACCCCGCCCACGTCAACCAGCGCCGCGCCGCCATCGGCATGGAGCCGTTGGAGAATTACTTGGACATGATGACGAAGATGCACATTGAAATGAATAAACCAAAGTCAGCAGCGCCGTAG
- the tsf gene encoding translation elongation factor Ts — MAAITAADVNKLRTMTGAGMMDCKKALTEADGDFEAARDILRKQGQKIADKRSENATAEGVVLAAVSEDGTTGKLVALACETEPVAKVADFRNLAQQILDAAVKTNAATKEELLAAPQQDGRSLQEHITDLMGKIGEKLDVTAYENLTGEKVASYIHSDNKKGVLVALKNVGGADVAAVGRDVAMQIVAMKPVALDKDGVDAATIEREIEIGKEQARAEGKPEAMLEKIAQGKLNKFYKENTLLNQEFVKDSSLTITQLLDKTQKGLTISDFKRVAIG, encoded by the coding sequence ATGGCAGCAATTACCGCCGCAGACGTGAACAAGCTCCGCACCATGACCGGCGCGGGCATGATGGATTGCAAAAAAGCCCTGACCGAAGCCGACGGCGACTTCGAGGCGGCTCGTGACATTCTGCGCAAGCAGGGCCAAAAAATTGCCGACAAGCGTTCGGAAAATGCCACGGCCGAGGGTGTAGTGCTGGCCGCCGTGAGCGAAGACGGTACCACGGGCAAGCTGGTGGCCCTGGCCTGCGAAACCGAGCCCGTAGCCAAGGTGGCCGATTTCCGCAACCTGGCCCAGCAGATTCTGGACGCCGCCGTGAAAACCAACGCCGCCACGAAAGAAGAGCTGCTGGCCGCTCCGCAGCAAGACGGCCGCTCCCTGCAAGAGCACATCACCGATTTGATGGGCAAAATTGGGGAGAAACTGGACGTAACGGCTTATGAAAACCTGACCGGCGAGAAAGTAGCTTCCTACATCCACTCCGACAACAAGAAAGGCGTACTGGTGGCCCTGAAAAACGTGGGCGGCGCCGACGTAGCCGCCGTGGGCCGCGACGTAGCCATGCAGATTGTGGCCATGAAACCGGTTGCTCTCGACAAAGACGGTGTAGACGCCGCTACCATCGAGCGCGAAATCGAGATTGGTAAGGAGCAAGCCCGCGCCGAAGGCAAGCCGGAGGCTATGCTGGAGAAGATTGCCCAAGGCAAGCTGAACAAGTTCTACAAGGAAAATACCCTGCTGAACCAGGAGTTTGTAAAAGACAGCTCCCTGACCATTACTCAGCTGCTGGATAAAACCCAAAAAGGCCTGACCATTTCGGACTTCAAGCGCGTAGCCATCGGATAA
- the rpsB gene encoding 30S ribosomal protein S2 produces the protein MAQSTTYKELLDAGAHFGHLTRKWDPKMAPYIFMEKNGIHIIDLNKTLVSLDQAASAIRNIAKSGRKVMFVATKKQAQEIVSEEAKRLKMPYVTDRWLGGMLTNFATVRKSLKKMSTIDKMVKENTAYAALAKREKLMMSREREKLERVLGGIADLSRLPAALFVVDVKREHIAVKEAQKLGVPVFAICDTNSNPELVQFPIPANDDASKSIQLIVNVIGKAIEEGLSERKVDKEDADKKQAEEEGIQEKQNADE, from the coding sequence ATGGCTCAGTCCACCACCTATAAAGAACTGCTTGATGCCGGTGCCCACTTTGGTCACCTCACGCGCAAGTGGGACCCGAAAATGGCGCCGTACATCTTCATGGAGAAGAACGGCATCCACATCATTGACCTGAACAAAACCCTGGTTTCGCTGGACCAGGCCGCCTCGGCCATCCGCAACATTGCCAAGAGCGGCCGCAAGGTGATGTTCGTGGCCACCAAGAAGCAAGCGCAGGAAATCGTTTCGGAAGAGGCGAAGCGCCTGAAAATGCCGTACGTGACGGACCGTTGGCTGGGCGGCATGCTCACCAACTTCGCCACCGTGCGCAAGTCGCTGAAGAAGATGAGCACCATCGACAAGATGGTGAAGGAAAACACGGCCTACGCCGCCCTCGCCAAGCGCGAGAAGCTGATGATGTCGCGCGAGCGGGAGAAGCTAGAGCGTGTGCTGGGCGGCATTGCCGACCTGAGCCGCCTGCCCGCCGCCCTGTTTGTGGTGGACGTGAAGCGGGAGCACATTGCCGTGAAAGAAGCGCAGAAGCTGGGCGTTCCGGTATTCGCCATCTGCGACACGAACTCCAACCCCGAGCTGGTGCAGTTCCCCATCCCGGCCAACGACGACGCCTCGAAGTCCATTCAGCTTATCGTAAACGTAATCGGCAAGGCCATTGAGGAAGGCCTGTCGGAGCGTAAGGTGGACAAAGAGGACGCCGATAAGAAGCAAGCCGAAGAAGAAGGCATCCAGGAAAAGCAAAACGCTGACGAATAG
- the rpsI gene encoding 30S ribosomal protein S9 produces MEISNTSGRRKTSVARIYMQAGQGNITINGREMKAYFGNELLENIVNQPLAIVEQVGQYDIKVNVRGGGIAAQAEAIRLAISKALVGDNAEVRPALKKEGFLTRDPRMVERKKFGKRKARRSFQFSKR; encoded by the coding sequence ATGGAAATCTCCAACACCTCTGGTAGAAGAAAAACCTCGGTGGCCCGCATCTACATGCAGGCCGGGCAAGGGAATATCACTATCAACGGCCGGGAAATGAAAGCCTATTTTGGCAATGAACTCCTGGAAAACATCGTGAACCAGCCTTTGGCTATCGTTGAGCAAGTAGGCCAGTACGATATCAAAGTCAACGTGCGCGGTGGTGGCATTGCGGCCCAGGCCGAAGCCATCCGTTTGGCCATCTCGAAAGCCCTCGTAGGCGACAACGCTGAGGTGCGCCCGGCGCTGAAGAAAGAAGGCTTCCTGACCCGCGACCCGCGCATGGTGGAACGCAAGAAATTCGGCAAGCGCAAAGCCCGTCGTTCGTTCCAGTTCTCGAAACGTTAA
- the rplM gene encoding 50S ribosomal protein L13: MDHLSFKTVSVNKANANKGWVVVDAADAPLGRLASQIANMLRGKHKPSFTPNSDCGDNVIVINADNLRVTGKKMTDKIYITHSGYPGGQKRINLRDKKAKDSTRVIEHAVRGMLQGNRLGAEQFRNLFVYKGTEHPHQAQQPKAVSLTNL, encoded by the coding sequence ATGGATCATCTGAGCTTCAAGACGGTATCCGTCAACAAAGCCAACGCCAACAAGGGCTGGGTTGTGGTTGATGCCGCCGACGCCCCGCTGGGCCGGCTAGCCAGCCAGATTGCCAACATGCTGCGTGGCAAGCACAAGCCCTCCTTTACGCCCAACTCGGATTGTGGCGACAACGTCATCGTCATCAACGCCGACAACCTGCGCGTGACTGGCAAAAAGATGACCGACAAAATCTACATCACCCACTCGGGCTACCCCGGCGGCCAGAAGCGCATCAACCTGCGCGACAAGAAAGCCAAGGACTCGACCCGCGTGATTGAGCACGCCGTGCGCGGCATGCTGCAAGGCAACCGCCTGGGCGCCGAGCAGTTCCGCAACCTGTTCGTGTACAAAGGCACCGAGCACCCCCACCAAGCGCAGCAGCCCAAAGCTGTTTCCCTGACCAATCTCTAA
- a CDS encoding RluA family pseudouridine synthase, with amino-acid sequence MKLPAFSELILFEDEDYVVLNKPPFLATLDERFGGAQNILRLAREHYDDIQACHRLDKETSGALALAKNPAAYRHLAMQFENREVKKVYHAVSWGVHEYEGLRVDRSIETTTKGKARLAYKGKPAVTLVRTLETFARHTLLECMPITGRMHQIRLHLMYLQAPIVGDTVYGGEDFYLSSLKKKFNMKQGEEEQPFIKRFALHAAQLTFAQLNGEPVTIQAPYSKDFRVLVDTLRQYK; translated from the coding sequence ATGAAGCTACCCGCCTTTTCTGAACTGATTCTGTTTGAGGACGAAGATTACGTTGTCCTGAATAAACCGCCATTTCTGGCTACGCTCGACGAGCGGTTTGGCGGGGCGCAGAACATTCTGCGCCTAGCGCGGGAGCACTACGACGATATCCAGGCCTGCCACCGACTTGACAAGGAAACTAGTGGGGCCCTGGCCCTGGCCAAAAACCCTGCGGCTTACCGCCACCTGGCTATGCAGTTCGAGAACCGCGAGGTGAAGAAGGTGTACCACGCCGTGTCTTGGGGCGTGCACGAGTACGAAGGCCTGCGCGTAGACCGCAGCATCGAAACGACTACCAAGGGCAAGGCCCGCCTGGCCTACAAAGGCAAGCCCGCCGTGACGCTGGTGCGCACCCTCGAAACCTTTGCCCGCCATACCCTGCTGGAGTGTATGCCCATCACGGGCCGGATGCACCAGATTCGCCTGCACCTGATGTACTTGCAAGCCCCCATCGTGGGCGACACCGTGTACGGTGGCGAGGATTTTTACTTGTCCTCGCTCAAGAAGAAGTTCAACATGAAGCAGGGCGAAGAGGAACAGCCTTTCATTAAGCGGTTTGCCCTGCACGCCGCCCAGCTCACCTTTGCCCAACTCAACGGGGAGCCCGTCACCATCCAGGCCCCCTACTCCAAAGACTTTCGCGTGCTGGTAGACACGCTGCGGCAGTACAAGTAG
- a CDS encoding sensor histidine kinase, translated as MRLNISSRGIAILLSLLVASVLTALAWVGPTLPLRQGVLVAGITVAACFLLMYLMFEALIFREINNIYEGLEHIKRKEFRRMSNKFLFRPEPLKRMREEILDMALRKQHEIDELKRLQALRREFLADVSHELKTPIFAAQGFVHTILDDEDADEFTRKKFLQKAAASLDALDALVQDLVTISQLEKGVVRMRRQSFDIVQLVQDIFEQLELKAAQRHVHLELDATAPPGGSLRVLADRNRIRQVLINLIDNAIKYGRENGHVVVSVAESGKGVRISVRDDGEGIPKQHQNRIFERFYRIDKSRTRESREAGGSGLGLAISKHIVEAHKSTIRVRSEPGQGTTLEFKLPKPKQKEVNSDEVVG; from the coding sequence ATGCGGCTGAACATTTCCTCCCGCGGCATTGCCATTCTGCTGTCGTTGCTGGTAGCTAGCGTGCTGACGGCGTTGGCTTGGGTGGGGCCCACGCTGCCGCTGCGGCAGGGCGTGCTGGTGGCGGGCATTACGGTGGCGGCCTGCTTTCTGCTCATGTATTTGATGTTTGAGGCTCTGATTTTTCGGGAAATCAACAACATCTACGAGGGGCTGGAGCACATCAAGCGCAAGGAATTCCGGCGCATGTCGAACAAGTTTCTGTTTCGGCCGGAGCCGCTCAAGCGCATGCGGGAGGAAATCCTGGACATGGCCCTGCGCAAACAGCACGAGATTGACGAGCTGAAACGCCTGCAAGCTCTGCGCCGCGAGTTTCTGGCCGACGTGTCGCACGAGCTGAAAACGCCCATCTTCGCCGCCCAGGGCTTCGTGCACACCATCCTCGACGACGAAGACGCCGACGAATTCACCCGCAAGAAGTTTCTCCAGAAAGCCGCCGCCAGCCTCGATGCCCTCGACGCCCTGGTGCAGGATCTGGTGACCATTTCCCAGCTCGAAAAAGGCGTGGTGCGCATGCGCCGCCAGAGCTTCGACATTGTGCAGCTAGTGCAGGACATTTTTGAGCAGCTGGAGCTAAAAGCCGCCCAGCGCCACGTGCACCTGGAACTGGACGCCACCGCCCCGCCCGGCGGCTCCCTGCGCGTGCTGGCCGACCGCAACCGCATCCGGCAGGTGCTCATCAACCTGATTGACAACGCCATCAAATACGGCCGCGAAAACGGCCACGTAGTGGTAAGCGTGGCCGAAAGCGGCAAAGGCGTGCGCATCAGCGTGCGAGACGATGGCGAGGGCATCCCGAAGCAGCACCAAAACCGCATTTTCGAGCGGTTTTACCGCATCGACAAGAGCCGCACCCGCGAATCCAGGGAGGCGGGAGGCTCGGGCCTGGGCCTGGCCATCAGCAAGCACATCGTGGAAGCCCACAAATCCACCATCCGGGTGCGCAGTGAGCCTGGCCAGGGCACCACCCTGGAGTTCAAGCTCCCCAAGCCTAAGCAGAAAGAGGTGAATAGTGATGAGGTAGTGGGGTGA
- a CDS encoding response regulator transcription factor, which yields MQLSSSPTAYKILVVDDDPDIVELLEYNLRKEGYEVASAPDGRKALEVAPQFGPDIILLDVMMPHLDGIAACRQLRDMPKFKDTYIIFLTARAEEFSEVAAFEAGADDFIAKPIKPRALMSRLAAFVRRDKDPQAQSDTIEINGLKIDRTGFAVYQEGRKITLPKKEFELLAFLAASPHKVFGRDELLQNIWGNDVFVLARTVDVHVRKVREKVGDHHIQTIKGVGYKFNTDN from the coding sequence GTGCAACTATCCTCCTCCCCCACGGCTTACAAGATTCTGGTAGTTGACGATGACCCCGACATCGTGGAGCTGCTGGAGTACAACCTGCGCAAAGAGGGCTACGAGGTAGCCTCCGCCCCCGACGGCCGCAAGGCCCTGGAGGTGGCCCCGCAGTTCGGCCCCGACATCATCCTACTCGACGTGATGATGCCCCACCTCGACGGCATCGCCGCCTGCCGCCAGCTGCGCGACATGCCCAAGTTCAAGGACACCTACATCATCTTCCTGACGGCGCGGGCCGAGGAGTTTTCGGAAGTGGCCGCCTTCGAGGCCGGCGCCGACGACTTCATTGCCAAGCCCATCAAGCCCCGGGCCCTGATGAGCCGCTTGGCCGCCTTCGTGCGCCGCGACAAAGACCCCCAGGCTCAGTCCGACACCATCGAAATCAACGGCCTCAAGATTGACCGCACCGGCTTTGCCGTGTACCAGGAAGGCCGCAAGATTACGCTGCCCAAAAAGGAGTTTGAGCTGCTGGCTTTCCTGGCGGCCTCGCCCCACAAGGTCTTCGGCCGCGACGAGCTGCTGCAAAATATCTGGGGCAACGACGTGTTTGTGCTGGCCCGCACCGTGGATGTGCACGTGCGCAAAGTGCGCGAGAAAGTCGGCGACCACCACATCCAGACCATCAAAGGCGTCGGCTACAAGTTCAACACGGACAATTGA